In one Cellulomonas sp. JZ18 genomic region, the following are encoded:
- a CDS encoding F0F1 ATP synthase subunit gamma has translation MAGSQRIYKARIRSTQSLKKMFRAQELIAASRIGKARDRVEMATPYSRAITRAVSAVATHSDVTHPFLVQREDTRRVAVLLIASDRGQAGAYSASVIRETERLVQRLEGEGKQVALYVSGRRAVAYYTFRRRELAGQWTGFSEAPTPEVADEIADTLLDAFRAPAEEGGVGEVHLVFTRFVNMVTQRPTVVRMLPLEVVEGVAPAGENDALPLYEFEPSPEEVLDALLPRYVRTRIYANLLQASASELAARQRAMHTATENAEDLIRTYTRLANQARQGEITQEISEIVSGADALASA, from the coding sequence GTGGCCGGTTCCCAGCGGATCTACAAGGCGCGCATCCGGAGCACGCAGTCGCTCAAGAAGATGTTCCGCGCCCAGGAGCTCATCGCGGCCTCGCGCATCGGCAAGGCGCGCGACCGGGTGGAGATGGCGACGCCGTACTCGCGCGCGATCACGCGGGCGGTCTCGGCGGTCGCGACGCACTCGGACGTGACGCACCCGTTCCTCGTCCAGCGCGAGGACACGCGGCGTGTCGCGGTCCTGCTCATCGCGTCGGACCGTGGCCAGGCCGGCGCCTACTCGGCGAGCGTCATCCGGGAGACCGAGCGCCTGGTACAGCGGCTGGAGGGCGAGGGCAAGCAGGTCGCCCTGTACGTCTCCGGCCGCCGCGCGGTCGCCTACTACACGTTCCGCCGGCGTGAGCTGGCGGGGCAGTGGACCGGCTTCTCCGAGGCACCGACCCCGGAGGTCGCCGACGAGATCGCGGACACCCTCCTGGACGCGTTCCGCGCGCCCGCGGAGGAGGGCGGCGTGGGCGAGGTGCACCTCGTCTTCACGCGGTTCGTCAACATGGTGACGCAGCGCCCGACGGTCGTCCGGATGCTGCCGCTCGAGGTCGTCGAGGGCGTCGCGCCCGCCGGTGAGAACGACGCGCTGCCGCTGTACGAGTTCGAGCCGAGCCCGGAGGAGGTGCTGGACGCGCTGCTGCCGCGCTACGTGCGCACGCGCATCTACGCGAACCTCCTGCAGGCGTCGGCCTCCGAGCTCGCCGCCCGGCAGCGCGCCATGCACACCGCGACGGAGAACGCCGAGGACCTCATCCGCACCTACACGCGCCTGGCGAACCAGGCGCGTCAGGGCGAGATCACGCAGGAGATCAGCGAGATCGTCTCCGGCGCCGACGCGCTCGCGTCGGCCTGA